One Candidatus Sulfurimonas baltica DNA segment encodes these proteins:
- a CDS encoding MBL fold metallo-hydrolase codes for MKKISLIIAMIITFSLSLNAFSLGKLGEYKFEKVNGNVWIMHGPPENPSVENEGFMNNPSFVEGENGTIVIDPGGNYNVGKKIVAEYKKATNKPVLAILNTHKHGDHWFAGKAFAEAFPDAQSYAHPNMIKASKDGEARLWYNILEGLSKNLKGTDGPFPFPTKVLHNGDVLKVDGHTFKVFHPERAHTDTDILIEHVESKTLWLGDNLMDCRLGGMDESSSVHGNIALLEDIVAQKNGYVKYDLYVPGHGPSNEMHKVIDPFLNYFKTVLKWAKKAYTDGKESYEVKPDVAAELKDIQHWDEFDRQMGKHLMKAMAEVEARDM; via the coding sequence ATGAAAAAAATTAGTTTAATAATTGCAATGATTATTACATTTTCTTTATCATTAAATGCGTTTTCTTTAGGAAAACTAGGTGAATATAAATTCGAAAAAGTAAATGGTAACGTTTGGATTATGCACGGGCCACCAGAGAACCCTAGTGTTGAGAATGAAGGTTTTATGAATAACCCTTCTTTTGTAGAGGGTGAGAATGGTACTATCGTAATTGACCCAGGTGGAAACTACAATGTTGGTAAAAAAATTGTAGCTGAATACAAAAAAGCTACAAATAAGCCTGTTCTAGCTATCTTAAACACTCATAAACATGGAGATCACTGGTTTGCCGGTAAAGCTTTTGCTGAAGCATTTCCAGATGCACAAAGCTATGCTCATCCAAATATGATTAAAGCTTCAAAAGATGGTGAAGCTAGATTATGGTACAACATCCTAGAGGGTCTCTCTAAAAACCTAAAAGGTACTGACGGGCCATTCCCTTTCCCAACTAAAGTTTTACATAATGGTGATGTTCTTAAAGTTGATGGGCATACTTTTAAAGTTTTTCACCCAGAACGTGCACACACAGATACAGATATCTTAATAGAGCATGTAGAATCTAAAACACTTTGGTTAGGTGATAATCTTATGGATTGTCGTCTTGGCGGGATGGATGAGAGTTCTAGTGTACACGGAAATATAGCGCTTCTTGAAGATATCGTTGCTCAAAAAAATGGTTATGTAAAATATGACCTTTATGTTCCAGGTCATGGTCCATCAAACGAAATGCACAAAGTTATAGATCCTTTCTTAAACTACTTTAAAACAGTTTTAAAATGGGCTAAGAAAGCTTATACAGACGGCAAAGAGAGTTATGAAGTTAAACCAGATGTAGCCGCTGAGTTAAAAGATATCCAACATTGGGATGAATTTGACCGCCAAATGGGTAAACACCTAATGAAAGCTATGGCTGAAGTAGAAGCAAGAGATATGTAG
- a CDS encoding WD40 repeat domain-containing protein — MSKIHECQKSKSNITNLKVLDNNTFAYSTKLHGIILIDLDECKVKKNITNKYLNSTVTAHSFSPNSKMFAFVNNRVIYIIDIYTNETLQTIQTADEDITIINFDTSSTYIIAGTVNGRVLQYRYNKTSLLSRLCSFPHYRSSIYLNIKDNENFVSAFAFHKNMFACSGYGGAIIIIDLYSHRELEIITHNRTRVEALCFIGNNTVISGNGDGTIDITSLGNTKVHKTINTPLSTVRHIIVMPNPDYIMVAGTTNIISIIDIKKLKITHSKYVELDSNIIKIGIIDGESLVVAQENNKIVIIELASVSKLKSLIVNNCLEDAYKLIHKEPMLRGSYEHKILEERFNDDYLKSAKALINQNKAQASDILALYKNVHSKQSEIKNLFEAFANLKRFNDLFLEKKYALAYSISSKFPPLKLTAQYKKMEQIFKIAFSNAQKHVLNGNLDAAKALLNEYNVVASKKTIIRLILTQNREFVEFLEAVKKKDFINIDKLINKNALFTQIPTYLALNDEIEEKLDAIKHNINISELDIVKNLLCELENIPSISKRVQILNIEYKNLQLLQAAYEKNNFKLCYEILDSHKSLANTELARLLEKHWSKLMQQCEEYALQGNIKDIKKTLGNLIGLSTRHSKIGDLVRVSFHVRIKFLMDEENFRGAETIIYTYIDIFGSDSEINQIMKRFEKISSIKLAISQNQSNRRPRNGWTDSSMIMRQES, encoded by the coding sequence ATGTCAAAAATCCATGAATGTCAAAAATCTAAATCTAATATTACTAATTTAAAAGTTTTAGATAACAACACTTTTGCTTACAGCACTAAACTTCATGGCATTATACTTATAGACTTAGATGAATGTAAAGTTAAAAAAAATATTACAAATAAGTATCTAAACTCCACTGTAACAGCCCACTCTTTTAGTCCAAACTCCAAAATGTTTGCTTTTGTCAATAATAGAGTAATCTATATAATTGATATATATACTAACGAAACTCTGCAAACTATACAAACGGCAGATGAAGATATTACTATAATAAACTTTGATACATCATCAACATATATTATTGCAGGAACTGTAAATGGAAGAGTGCTCCAATATAGATATAATAAAACATCACTTCTATCAAGACTATGTTCATTTCCGCATTATCGCTCTAGTATATATTTAAATATTAAAGATAATGAAAACTTTGTAAGTGCCTTTGCGTTTCATAAAAACATGTTTGCATGTAGCGGCTATGGCGGTGCAATTATTATAATAGATTTATATTCACACAGAGAGTTAGAGATAATCACCCACAATAGAACTCGCGTTGAAGCCTTATGTTTTATAGGTAATAATACTGTAATTAGCGGCAACGGTGATGGAACTATTGATATTACATCACTTGGCAATACAAAAGTTCATAAAACAATAAATACTCCTCTATCGACCGTAAGACATATTATAGTAATGCCAAATCCTGACTACATAATGGTTGCTGGAACAACAAATATTATTTCAATAATTGATATAAAAAAATTAAAAATTACACATAGTAAGTATGTTGAATTAGACTCAAATATAATTAAGATAGGAATAATCGATGGTGAATCTTTAGTCGTTGCCCAAGAAAATAATAAAATTGTAATCATAGAGCTTGCAAGCGTTTCAAAATTAAAATCACTAATTGTTAATAACTGTCTTGAAGATGCTTACAAGCTTATACATAAAGAGCCAATGCTTCGAGGTTCATATGAGCATAAAATACTTGAAGAGAGATTTAATGATGATTATTTAAAATCTGCAAAAGCATTAATAAATCAAAATAAAGCACAAGCATCTGATATATTAGCACTGTATAAAAATGTACACTCTAAGCAAAGCGAAATTAAAAACCTTTTTGAAGCGTTTGCAAATTTAAAAAGATTTAATGATCTCTTTTTGGAAAAGAAATATGCCTTAGCATATTCTATATCTTCCAAGTTTCCTCCTCTTAAGTTAACTGCTCAATATAAAAAAATGGAACAGATATTTAAAATAGCCTTTTCAAATGCTCAAAAGCACGTTCTGAATGGAAATTTAGATGCTGCTAAAGCTCTTTTAAACGAATACAATGTAGTAGCATCTAAAAAAACAATAATTAGGCTTATATTAACTCAAAATAGAGAATTTGTTGAGTTCTTGGAAGCTGTCAAAAAAAAAGATTTTATTAATATTGACAAACTAATTAATAAAAATGCTCTTTTTACACAAATTCCTACTTATCTTGCCCTCAACGATGAGATAGAAGAAAAATTGGATGCTATAAAACATAATATAAATATTAGTGAGCTAGATATTGTAAAAAATCTTCTTTGTGAGCTTGAAAACATTCCATCAATCAGCAAAAGAGTTCAAATACTAAATATTGAGTACAAAAATTTACAACTGCTTCAAGCAGCATATGAAAAGAATAATTTTAAATTATGTTATGAAATTTTAGACTCACATAAATCCCTTGCTAATACAGAACTAGCGAGACTTCTTGAAAAACACTGGTCAAAACTAATGCAGCAGTGTGAGGAGTATGCACTACAGGGGAACATAAAAGATATCAAAAAGACACTTGGTAATCTTATTGGCTTGTCAACTAGGCACAGCAAAATTGGTGATTTAGTAAGAGTTAGTTTTCATGTAAGAATAAAATTTTTAATGGATGAAGAAAACTTCAGAGGTGCGGAAACTATCATTTACACATATATTGATATATTTGGCAGTGACAGCGAGATAAACCAGATAATGAAAAGGTTTGAAAAAATATCATCTATTAAACTAGCTATTAGTCAAAATCAATCAAACAGACGCCCAAGAAACGGTTGGACAGATTCAAGTATGATTATGAGGCAGGAGTCATAA
- the fliI gene encoding flagellar protein export ATPase FliI, which produces MPFSSLKKRISDRNYSTSFGQVVKINATVVTATGLKVSISDMVKIVSNDKNQETMGMVTEIDGETFFITPFSFVEGFCSGDKVFLDQTGLNIPVGDSLLGRVVDPFMRPIDGKGVINTSRLAPIIKSPIAAMKRGMIDEVFSVGVKSIDGLLTCGKGQKLGIFAGSGVGKSTLMGMIVRGSNAPIKVVALIGERGREVPEFIEKNLGGNLENTVIVVATSDDSPLMRKYGAFAAMSVAEFFKDQGLDVLFIMDSVTRFAMAQREIGLALGEPPTSKGYPPSSLTLLPQLMERAGKEEGKGSITAFFTVLIEGDDMSDPIADQSRSILDGHIVLSRELTDFGIYPPIHILNSASRVMNDIISPEHFRAAIKFRRLYTLLKENEVLIRIGAYAKGSDYELDEAINKKDEMERFMSQGSTFQAPFDESLEILLKLMTPAS; this is translated from the coding sequence ATGCCATTTAGCTCACTAAAGAAAAGAATCTCAGACAGAAACTACTCTACATCATTTGGTCAAGTTGTTAAAATAAATGCTACTGTAGTAACTGCTACGGGCCTTAAAGTTAGCATTAGTGATATGGTCAAGATTGTATCCAACGACAAAAATCAGGAAACTATGGGAATGGTCACTGAGATTGATGGGGAAACTTTTTTCATAACTCCGTTTAGTTTCGTTGAGGGGTTCTGCTCAGGTGACAAAGTATTTTTAGATCAGACAGGTCTTAACATCCCTGTTGGCGATTCTTTACTTGGGCGAGTAGTAGACCCGTTTATGAGGCCAATTGATGGCAAGGGAGTTATTAATACTTCAAGGCTAGCCCCAATTATAAAATCTCCAATAGCAGCTATGAAGCGTGGAATGATAGATGAAGTGTTTAGCGTGGGAGTGAAAAGTATAGATGGACTTTTAACATGTGGAAAAGGTCAAAAACTAGGTATTTTTGCTGGAAGCGGAGTGGGAAAATCAACTCTTATGGGGATGATTGTACGTGGGTCAAATGCACCCATAAAAGTAGTTGCTCTTATTGGCGAGAGGGGCAGGGAAGTACCTGAATTTATAGAGAAAAATTTAGGTGGAAATTTAGAGAATACCGTCATTGTAGTTGCGACAAGCGATGACTCTCCACTAATGAGAAAATATGGTGCCTTTGCAGCTATGAGTGTTGCCGAATTTTTCAAAGATCAGGGATTGGATGTTCTTTTTATTATGGACTCTGTTACTAGATTTGCAATGGCTCAAAGAGAGATTGGTCTAGCACTCGGTGAACCGCCAACCTCAAAAGGCTATCCCCCTTCATCTTTAACGTTGCTTCCGCAACTAATGGAGCGTGCTGGAAAAGAGGAAGGAAAGGGTTCTATAACTGCATTCTTTACAGTTTTGATTGAGGGTGATGACATGAGTGACCCAATCGCTGATCAGTCGCGCTCTATATTGGACGGGCATATAGTATTGTCTCGTGAGCTTACAGATTTCGGAATTTATCCCCCTATCCATATTCTAAATTCAGCTTCAAGGGTTATGAATGATATAATCTCACCTGAGCATTTTAGAGCAGCAATAAAATTCAGAAGACTATACACACTTTTAAAAGAGAATGAAGTTCTTATCCGTATTGGCGCATACGCAAAAGGGAGTGACTATGAGTTGGATGAAGCTATAAACAAGAAAGATGAGATGGAGAGATTTATGAGCCAAGGCTCAACATTTCAAGCTCCCTTTGATGAGAGTTTAGAGATTCTTTTAAAACTTATGACTCCTGCCTCATAA
- the folE gene encoding GTP cyclohydrolase I FolE, whose translation MSNKQDLEFENAVRTMMFHVGEDPSREGLLKTPQRVRKAHEFIFGGYKEDPKEILESAMFTSSNDEMVLLKDIEFYSTCEHHLLPIIGRVHVAYIPDGKVVGLSKIPRVVNVFARRMQIQEQLTEQIADSIMESIQPKGVAVVIQARHMCMEMRGVEKINSTTTSSALRGLFKKDEKTRSEFFSLINSPTGTRY comes from the coding sequence TTGTCAAACAAACAAGATTTAGAATTTGAAAATGCTGTCAGAACGATGATGTTTCATGTTGGAGAAGATCCAAGCAGAGAAGGCCTTTTAAAAACACCTCAAAGGGTTAGAAAAGCTCATGAGTTTATTTTTGGCGGTTACAAAGAAGATCCAAAAGAGATACTGGAGTCTGCTATGTTTACAAGCTCTAACGATGAGATGGTTTTACTAAAAGATATAGAGTTTTACTCTACATGTGAACATCATCTTCTGCCTATTATAGGAAGAGTGCATGTAGCTTATATCCCTGATGGGAAAGTTGTAGGTTTATCTAAGATTCCACGTGTAGTAAATGTTTTTGCACGTCGTATGCAGATTCAAGAACAGCTAACAGAACAGATAGCAGATTCAATAATGGAGTCAATTCAGCCAAAAGGTGTTGCAGTCGTAATTCAAGCACGTCATATGTGCATGGAGATGAGAGGAGTTGAAAAGATTAACTCAACCACAACTTCATCAGCTCTTCGCGGTTTATTTAAAAAAGATGAAAAGACCAGAAGTGAATTCTTCTCTTTAATCAATTCTCCGACCGGAACTAGATACTAA
- a CDS encoding ribonuclease J yields MAEENQGNNESNTASVSNPQENSKPDTNNNRRPNNNSKPSGKPNGGANKNKTASRGRRRQSTPVDENLKSFVAINQEAHKQRLNPHYKLDLNSRDKIRITPLGGLGEIGGNITVFETETEAILVDVGMSFPDEDMHGVDILVPDFTYIREIKDKIKAVIITHAHEDHIGAMPYLYKEMQFPIYASPLPLAMIGNKFDEHHIKEFRKYFNPVEKRKIYEIGNDFKIEWMHMTHSILDSSSLAITTPAGTVIHTGDFKIDHTPVDGYTADLHRLAYYGDKGVLALLSDSTNSYNVNPTQSELSVAPALDRVFAKAEGRVILSTFSSNIHRVYQAIQYGVKHGRKVCVIGRSMERNIETAMQYDYIKLPKSIFVEPEQIATMSDKDVLIVTTGSQGEPSSALFRMSIGEHRHVKIKPTDLIVLSSRAIPGNEGSISGMLNHLQRAGAKVASEKDIHVSGHASIEEQKLMLRLVNPKFFLPIHGEYNHVMRHKETGMMCGVPERNIYIMNDGDTVEIAPKYMRKVKSVRTGKTYIDNQNNHKIEDDIVIDRQKLASDGIVMIVAQVDGQHSKLLSKPIVTSFGIVADKQDRFFAKEMEDILEQFLLNIKAGLIENPRAMENDLRQVVRKHIYRKMKKYPLIVPHVFVQ; encoded by the coding sequence ATGGCAGAAGAGAATCAGGGTAATAACGAGAGCAATACAGCTAGCGTAAGCAACCCTCAAGAAAATAGCAAACCAGATACAAATAACAATAGAAGACCAAATAACAATAGCAAACCTAGTGGCAAACCAAATGGTGGTGCCAATAAGAACAAAACTGCATCAAGAGGACGTCGTCGTCAAAGCACGCCGGTAGATGAAAATCTAAAATCCTTTGTTGCTATCAATCAAGAAGCTCACAAGCAGAGACTTAACCCTCATTATAAATTAGATTTAAACTCAAGAGATAAAATCCGCATTACTCCACTTGGTGGACTTGGTGAGATTGGTGGAAATATAACAGTTTTTGAAACTGAAACAGAAGCGATTTTGGTTGATGTTGGTATGAGTTTTCCAGATGAAGATATGCATGGCGTAGATATTTTAGTTCCAGATTTCACTTACATTAGAGAGATAAAAGACAAAATTAAAGCAGTAATTATAACTCATGCTCATGAAGACCATATTGGTGCTATGCCGTATCTTTATAAAGAGATGCAGTTTCCTATATATGCTTCACCGCTTCCATTGGCAATGATAGGAAACAAGTTTGATGAGCACCATATTAAAGAGTTCAGAAAATATTTCAATCCTGTTGAGAAAAGAAAAATTTATGAGATAGGTAATGATTTCAAAATTGAGTGGATGCACATGACTCACTCTATTTTAGATTCATCATCTTTGGCAATTACAACACCTGCGGGAACAGTTATTCATACTGGTGACTTTAAGATAGATCACACTCCGGTAGATGGTTATACAGCAGATTTACATAGACTTGCTTATTATGGAGACAAAGGTGTTTTAGCTCTGTTGAGTGATTCTACAAACTCGTACAACGTAAATCCAACTCAATCAGAACTTAGTGTAGCTCCAGCTCTTGACAGAGTGTTTGCAAAAGCTGAGGGTAGAGTTATCTTGTCTACATTTAGCTCAAATATTCATCGTGTTTACCAAGCTATACAGTATGGTGTAAAACATGGTCGTAAAGTTTGTGTAATTGGTCGTTCTATGGAGAGAAATATAGAGACTGCAATGCAGTATGATTATATTAAATTGCCAAAGAGTATATTTGTTGAACCAGAGCAGATTGCTACTATGAGTGACAAAGATGTTCTTATTGTAACAACAGGTTCACAGGGTGAGCCAAGTTCAGCTCTGTTTAGAATGTCAATCGGCGAGCATAGACATGTAAAGATTAAGCCAACAGATTTAATCGTTCTATCGTCTCGTGCAATTCCTGGTAATGAGGGTTCAATTTCAGGAATGTTAAATCATTTACAACGTGCAGGAGCTAAAGTGGCATCTGAAAAAGATATTCATGTTTCAGGTCACGCTTCTATTGAAGAGCAAAAGCTTATGCTTCGCCTTGTTAACCCTAAGTTCTTTTTGCCAATACACGGTGAGTATAACCATGTTATGAGACATAAAGAGACAGGTATGATGTGTGGTGTCCCTGAACGTAATATTTATATTATGAATGATGGTGATACCGTAGAGATCGCACCAAAATATATGAGAAAAGTTAAGTCTGTTAGAACAGGAAAAACATATATTGATAATCAAAATAATCATAAGATTGAAGATGATATAGTAATAGATAGACAAAAGCTAGCTTCTGACGGTATCGTTATGATTGTTGCTCAGGTTGATGGACAGCACTCTAAACTTCTATCTAAGCCGATAGTTACATCATTTGGTATAGTAGCTGATAAGCAAGATAGATTCTTTGCCAAAGAGATGGAAGATATATTGGAACAGTTTTTATTAAATATAAAAGCTGGATTAATTGAGAATCCTAGAGCAATGGAAAATGATCTTCGCCAAGTTGTTAGAAAACACATCTACAGAAAAATGAAAAAGTATCCACTTATTGTTCCACATGTATTTGTGCAATAA
- the rsmA gene encoding 16S rRNA (adenine(1518)-N(6)/adenine(1519)-N(6))-dimethyltransferase RsmA — MEKIVAKKKFGQNFLKDQTVLQKIVEAMPNNDNKIVEIGPGLGDLTKYLVDVKSVEAFEVDTDLCKLLQRKFDKEIATKQLQLNCGDVLDAWQGSLIEESYDLVANLPYYIATNIILKALADPKCKNILVMVQLEVAEKFCAEEGEKVFGSLSVITQSVGNAHIVVKVPPTAFEPPPKIDSAVFLIEKKTDRCDENFEGMLRVAFKQPRKTLIKNLSVIYEKTILQEAFLELELAPSIRPHQVSTVDYHQLYNKII, encoded by the coding sequence ATGGAAAAAATTGTAGCAAAAAAGAAATTTGGACAAAATTTCTTAAAAGATCAAACTGTTTTACAAAAAATCGTCGAAGCGATGCCCAATAATGATAATAAAATCGTTGAAATTGGGCCTGGCTTAGGTGATTTAACTAAATATTTAGTAGATGTCAAGAGTGTAGAAGCTTTTGAGGTCGATACCGATTTGTGTAAACTGTTACAACGTAAATTTGATAAAGAGATCGCAACCAAGCAGCTCCAACTAAATTGTGGGGATGTACTTGATGCTTGGCAGGGCAGCTTAATAGAAGAGTCATATGATTTGGTGGCAAATTTGCCATACTACATAGCGACGAATATCATTCTTAAAGCACTCGCAGATCCAAAATGTAAAAATATACTTGTAATGGTACAACTTGAAGTTGCAGAAAAATTTTGTGCAGAGGAGGGTGAGAAGGTATTTGGTTCTTTGAGTGTAATAACTCAAAGTGTAGGAAACGCACATATAGTTGTGAAAGTTCCGCCAACTGCTTTTGAACCTCCGCCAAAAATAGATTCTGCAGTTTTTTTGATTGAAAAAAAAACTGATAGATGTGATGAGAATTTTGAAGGCATGCTTAGAGTTGCATTTAAGCAGCCTAGAAAAACTCTTATAAAAAATTTATCTGTTATTTACGAAAAAACAATACTTCAAGAAGCTTTTTTAGAGCTTGAACTTGCACCATCGATTCGTCCTCATCAGGTTTCTACCGTTGACTATCACCAACTCTATAATAAAATAATATAA
- the hisF gene encoding imidazole glycerol phosphate synthase subunit HisF codes for MNYFAKRIIPCLDVKDGRVVKGVNFVGLKDAGDPVEVAKRYNEEGADEITFLDITASSDNRDTIVDIVAQVAREIFIPLTVGGGIRKLEDIYKLLNVGCDKVSVNSAAIKRPELIDESAKRFGSQCIVTAIDVKKCGDRYHVFLNGGRVDTGIDAVEWAKEVVNRGSGEILLTSMDADGTKSGFELNITEQISKAVNVPVIASGGAGTMQHIKEAFEHGADAALAASIFHYKEIDIMDLKHYLHDNNIPVRL; via the coding sequence ATGAACTATTTTGCTAAAAGAATTATCCCATGTCTTGATGTTAAAGATGGACGCGTTGTAAAGGGTGTAAACTTTGTTGGACTTAAAGATGCGGGCGATCCTGTAGAAGTTGCAAAACGCTACAACGAAGAGGGTGCTGATGAAATTACTTTTTTGGATATAACAGCTTCAAGTGACAATAGAGACACAATAGTAGATATAGTTGCTCAAGTTGCGCGAGAGATTTTTATACCTTTAACTGTTGGCGGCGGAATAAGAAAACTAGAAGATATATATAAACTTTTAAATGTTGGCTGTGACAAGGTAAGCGTAAACTCTGCGGCAATTAAAAGACCTGAGCTAATAGATGAAAGCGCTAAAAGATTTGGATCACAATGTATTGTTACGGCGATTGATGTAAAAAAATGCGGAGATAGATACCACGTATTCTTAAATGGTGGGCGCGTTGATACAGGTATAGATGCTGTAGAGTGGGCTAAAGAGGTAGTTAATCGCGGTAGCGGTGAAATACTTTTGACATCAATGGATGCTGATGGGACTAAATCAGGGTTTGAGCTTAACATAACAGAACAAATATCTAAGGCAGTTAATGTTCCTGTAATTGCAAGCGGTGGGGCAGGAACAATGCAACATATAAAAGAAGCATTTGAGCATGGTGCCGATGCTGCACTTGCTGCTAGTATTTTTCACTATAAAGAGATAGATATTATGGATTTAAAACATTATCTACACGATAACAATATACCAGTAAGACTGTAG
- a CDS encoding purine-nucleoside phosphorylase: MIICAGNNETFDFAQPTGVGLIETAINLTRLCLFDKPEFLLFVGSAGSYGKHKIFDIIESKTASNIELGFLNNDAYSPLDNVVSTNIDKTKKDVIVNSSNYISTNEELTKKFLNIGVECENMEFFAVLRVAQEFDIPAGGVFCITNYTNKNAHEDFLKNHEEAKELLTLHVKKRIKELTAYREVP, translated from the coding sequence ATGATTATCTGCGCTGGAAACAACGAAACTTTTGATTTTGCACAACCAACTGGAGTAGGGCTTATAGAAACTGCAATAAATCTGACAAGACTTTGTTTGTTTGATAAACCTGAGTTTTTACTTTTTGTAGGTAGCGCAGGAAGCTACGGAAAACATAAAATATTTGATATTATTGAATCAAAGACAGCTTCAAACATTGAGCTTGGGTTTTTAAATAATGATGCTTACTCCCCTTTAGATAATGTTGTTTCTACTAACATAGATAAAACAAAAAAAGATGTTATAGTAAATTCATCAAACTATATATCAACAAACGAAGAACTAACAAAAAAATTTCTAAACATCGGTGTAGAGTGTGAAAATATGGAATTTTTTGCTGTTTTAAGAGTAGCGCAAGAGTTTGATATTCCTGCTGGCGGTGTCTTTTGCATAACTAACTACACTAACAAAAATGCTCATGAAGATTTTTTAAAAAATCACGAAGAAGCTAAAGAGCTGCTAACTCTACATGTAAAAAAAAGAATCAAAGAACTAACAGCATACCGGGAGGTTCCTTAA
- the rlmN gene encoding 23S rRNA (adenine(2503)-C(2))-methyltransferase RlmN, translated as MSEIKPSLLDFTQKELMLLIKPSFRVKQIFGWLYHQYAQDFDDMKNVPKALKDELSKKFVVNPLTIVNKEESTDGTIKYLLQMQDGKTMEAVWLKMKDTQFDESGEVIQEARYTICVSTQVGCKVGCSFCLTAKGGFTRDLTAGEIVAQVVTLKRDNDHKHNRKINIVYMGMGEPLDNLSNLAKAIEIFKEDDGLCISAKRQTVSTSGLSNKIDQLGAMDLGVHIAISLHAVDDELRTELIPMNKAHNINSIIEAVKRFPIDTRKRVMFEYLVIKNKNDDIASAKKLVKLLTDIKAKVNLIFFNPYPGTDYERPTRADMVAFQEYLVNHGLLCTIRDSKGIDISAACGQLKEKELGK; from the coding sequence ATGAGCGAAATAAAACCTTCACTTCTAGACTTCACACAAAAAGAGCTAATGCTTCTGATTAAGCCATCATTTCGTGTAAAACAAATTTTCGGCTGGCTTTACCATCAATATGCACAAGATTTTGATGATATGAAAAATGTCCCAAAAGCTCTTAAAGATGAACTGTCAAAAAAGTTTGTAGTAAATCCTTTAACTATTGTAAATAAAGAAGAGTCAACTGATGGAACTATAAAGTATCTTCTGCAGATGCAAGATGGTAAAACAATGGAAGCTGTTTGGCTTAAGATGAAAGATACTCAATTCGATGAGAGTGGCGAAGTTATACAAGAAGCAAGATACACCATTTGTGTCTCAACGCAAGTAGGTTGTAAAGTAGGGTGCTCATTTTGTCTTACTGCCAAAGGTGGATTTACAAGAGACTTAACTGCCGGTGAGATAGTAGCTCAGGTAGTAACCCTTAAACGAGATAATGACCACAAACATAACAGAAAAATAAATATAGTATATATGGGAATGGGTGAACCACTCGACAACCTAAGTAACTTAGCTAAAGCGATAGAGATATTTAAAGAGGATGATGGGCTTTGTATATCAGCAAAACGCCAAACAGTCTCCACTAGCGGCTTAAGCAATAAGATAGACCAATTGGGAGCTATGGACCTTGGAGTACACATCGCTATATCTCTACATGCAGTAGACGATGAACTAAGAACTGAGCTAATACCTATGAATAAGGCCCACAATATCAACTCTATTATAGAAGCAGTTAAGCGCTTTCCGATAGATACAAGAAAAAGAGTTATGTTTGAATATTTAGTAATTAAAAATAAAAATGATGACATAGCTTCTGCGAAAAAGCTTGTGAAGCTTTTAACAGATATCAAAGCTAAGGTAAATCTTATATTCTTTAACCCTTATCCTGGAACTGACTATGAAAGACCTACAAGAGCAGATATGGTAGCTTTTCAAGAGTATTTAGTCAACCACGGCTTACTATGCACAATACGTGACTCTAAAGGTATAGATATTAGTGCTGCATGTGGACAACTAAAAGAAAAAGAGTTAGGTAAATAA